Proteins encoded in a region of the Delphinus delphis chromosome 13, mDelDel1.2, whole genome shotgun sequence genome:
- the SF3A1 gene encoding splicing factor 3A subunit 1 has protein sequence MPAGPVQAVPPPPPAATEPKQPTEEEASSKEDSTPSKPVVGIIYPPPEVRNIVDKTASFVARNGPEFEARIRQNEINNPKFNFLNPNDPYHAYYRHKVSEFKEGKAQEPSAAIPKVMQQQQQQATQQQLPQKVQAQVIQETIVPKEPPPEFEFIADPPSISAFDLDVVKLTAQFVARNGRQFLTQLMQKEQRNYQFDFLRPQHSLFNYFTKLVEQYTKILIPPKGLFTKLKKEAENPREVLDQVCYRVEWAKFQERERKKEEEEKEKERVAYAQIDWHDFVVVETVDFQPNEQGNFPPPTTPEELGARILIQERYEKFGESEEVEMEVESDEEDEKQEKVEEPPSQLDQDTQVQDMDEGSDDEEEGQKVPPPPETPMPPPLPPTPDQVIVRKDYDPKASKPLPPAPAPDEYLMSPITGEKIPASKMQEHMRIGLLDPRWLEQRDRSLRDKQSDDEVYAPGLDIESSLKQLAERRTDIFGVEETAIGKKIGEEEIQKPEEKVTWDGHSGSMARTQQAAQANITLQEQIEAIHKAKGLVPEDDTKEKIGPSKPNEIPQQPPPPSSATNIPSSAPPITSVPRPPAMPPPVRTTVVSAVPVMPRPPMASVVRLPPGSVIAPMPPIIHAPRINVVPMPPSAPPIMAPRPPPMIVPTAFVPAPPVAPVPAPAPMPPVHPPPPMEDEPASKKLKTEDSLMPEEEFLRRNKGPVSIKVQVPNMQDKTEWKLNGQVLVFTLPLTDQVSVIKVKIHEATGMPAGKQKLQYEGIFIKDSNSLAYYNMANGAIIHLALKERGGRKK, from the exons ATGCCGGCCGGACCCGTGCAGGCGgtgcccccgccgccgcccgcggCCACCGAGCCCAAACAG CCCACAGAAGAGGAAGCATCTTCAAAGGAGGATTCTACCCCTTCCAAGCCAGTGGTGGGTATTATTTACCCTCCTCCAGAGGTCAGGAATATCGTTGACAAGACTGCCAGCTTCGTGGCCAG aaaCGGACCTGAATTTGAAGCTAGGATACGACAGAACGAGATCAACAACCCCAAGTTCAACTTCCTGAACCCCAATGACCCTTACCATGCCTACTACCGCCACAAGGTCAGCGAGTTCAAGGAGGGGAAAGCCCAGGAGCCCTCGGCTGCCAtccccaaggtcatgcagcagcagcagcagcaagccACCCAGCAGCAGCTGCCCCAGAAG GTTCAAGCCCAAGTGATCCAAGAGACCATCGTGCCCAAAGAGCCCCCTCCCGAGTTCGAGTTCATTGCAGACCCCCCCTCTATCTCAGCCTTCGACCTGGACGTGGTGAAGCTGACGGCTCAGTTTGTGGCCAGGAATGGGCGCCAGTTTCTGACCCAGCTGATGCAGAAAGAGCAGCGCAACTACCAATTTGACTTCCTTCGCCCGCAACACAGCCTTTTCAACTACTTCACGAAGCTGGTGGAACAGTATACCAAG ATCTTGATTCCACCCAAAGGCTTATTTACCAAActcaagaaagaggcagagaacccCCGGGAAGTTTTGGACCAG GTATGTTACCGAGTGGAGTGGGCCAAGTTTCAGGAGcgtgagaggaagaaggaagaggaggagaaggaaaaggaacggGTGGCCTATGCTCAGATTGACTGGCATGATTTTGTGGTGGTGGAAACAGTGGACTTCCAACCCAATGAGCAAG GGaacttccctccccccaccaccccagagGAGCTGGGGGCCCGAATCCTCATTCAGGAGCGCTACGAGAAGTTTGGGGAGAGTGAGGAGGTTGAGATGGAGGTCGAGTCTGATGAGGAGGACGAGAAACAGGAGAAGGTGGAGGAGCCTCCGTCCCAGCTGGACCAGGACACCCAAGTGCAAGACATGGATGAG GGTTCAGATGATGAAGAAGAAGGGCAGAAAGTGCCCCCACCTCCAGAGACACCCATGCCACCGCCTCTGCCCCCAACTCCAGACCAGGTCATTGTCCGGAAGGACTATGACCCAAAAG CTTCCAAGCccctgcctccagcccctgcTCCAGATGAATATCTCATGTCCCCCATAACTGGGGAGAAGATCCCTGCCAGCAAAATGCAGGAACACATGCGCATTGGGCTTCTTGACCCCCGTTGGCTGGAGCAGCGAGATCGCTCCCTTCGTGACAAGCAGAGTGATGATGAGGTGTACGCACCAG GTCTGGATATTGAGAGCAGCTTGAAACAGCTGGCTGAGCGGCGTACCGACATCTTTGGTGTAGAGGAAACGGCCATTGGTAAGAAGATTGGCGAGGAGGAGAtccagaagccagaggaaaag GTGACCTGGGATGGCCATTCCGGCAGCATGGCCCGGACCCAGCAGGCTGCCCAGGCCAATATCACCCTCCAGGAGCAGATCGAGGCCATCCACAAGGCTAAGGGCTTGGTGCCAGAAGATGATACCAAAGAGAAGATTGGCCCCAGCAAGCCCAATGAAATCCCCCAGCAGCCACCACCTCCGTCTTCAGCCACCAACATCCCCagctcagccccacccattacCTCGGTGCCCCGGCCACCTGCG ATGCCACCTCCCGTCCGTACCACAGTTGTGTCTGCAGTACCCGTCATGCCCCGGCCCCCGATGGCATCAGTGGTCCGACTGCCTCCCGGTTCGGTGATCGCCCCCATGCCACCGATCATCCATGCGCCCAGGATCAACGTGGTGCCCATGCCTCCCTCGGCCCCTCCTATCATGGCACCCCGCCCACCACCCATGATTGTGCCGACAG CTTTCGTGCCAGCACCACCTGTGGCACCCGTCCCAGCTCCAGCCCCTATGCCGCCTGTCCACCCACCACCTCCCATGGAAGATGAGCCTGCCTCCAAGAAACTGAAGACTGAGGACAGCCTCATGCCAGAAGAGGAGTTTCTACGCAGAAACAAG GGTCCAGTGTCCATCAAAGTCCAGGTGCCCAACATGCAGGATAAGACGGAATGGAAGCTGAACGGACAGGTGCTGGTCTTCACCCTCCCACTCACAGACCAG GTCTCTGTCATCAAGGTGAAGATTCACGAAGCCACGGGCATGCCGGCAGGGAAACAGAAGCTGCAGTATGAG GGCATTTTCATCAAGGATTCCAACTCGCTGGCTTACTATAACATGGCTAACGGTGCCATCATCCACCTGGCGCTCAAGGAGAGAGGCGGGAGGaagaagtag